A genomic segment from Pediococcus acidilactici encodes:
- a CDS encoding BMC domain-containing protein, translating into MEHEALGLIETKGLVASIEAADAMVKAANVDLIGQEKIGHGLVTVMVRGDVGAVKASVDAGVTAAEEIGEVLSSYVIPRPHADVENILPNKE; encoded by the coding sequence ATGGAACATGAAGCATTAGGATTAATCGAAACAAAAGGTTTGGTTGCATCAATTGAAGCAGCGGATGCAATGGTTAAGGCAGCTAATGTTGATTTGATTGGTCAAGAAAAAATTGGCCATGGTTTAGTAACGGTAATGGTTCGCGGAGATGTTGGTGCGGTTAAGGCTTCGGTAGATGCTGGAGTAACGGCGGCTGAAGAGATTGGCGAAGTTCTTTCAAGCTACGTAATCCCTCGTCCACACGCAGATGTTGAAAACATTTTGCCTAATAAAGAGTAA
- the pduB gene encoding propanediol utilization microcompartment protein PduB — protein sequence MNNFFNSTSTVPEYVGSSEIGDTIGMCIPSVDAMLLDELHVSTKEYSVIGILSSRTGAGPQIMAMDEAVKATNTEVLDIELPRDTKGGAGHGVLILIGGSDPSDVRQAINVALDNLSRTFGDVYNTPAGHLELQFTASASGAVHTAFGAPLGKAYGLICGAPSGIGVVMADTAIKTAGVDVLSFASPGHGTSFSNEGIVHISGDSGAVRQAVMAGRAVGLKLLGQLAGSEPKNDFPSYIK from the coding sequence ATGAACAATTTTTTTAATTCAACTAGTACGGTTCCTGAATACGTTGGTTCTAGTGAAATCGGAGACACGATTGGAATGTGTATCCCTAGTGTTGATGCGATGTTGCTAGACGAATTACACGTGAGTACTAAGGAGTATTCAGTTATCGGGATTTTGAGTTCTCGAACGGGCGCTGGTCCACAAATTATGGCGATGGACGAAGCGGTTAAGGCGACCAATACGGAAGTTTTGGACATTGAATTGCCACGTGACACAAAAGGTGGTGCGGGGCACGGCGTCTTGATCTTAATCGGCGGCAGTGATCCTTCGGACGTGCGCCAAGCAATTAACGTAGCATTAGATAATTTATCAAGAACGTTTGGCGACGTATACAACACTCCGGCTGGACACCTAGAACTACAGTTTACAGCGAGTGCTTCCGGTGCGGTACATACTGCATTTGGGGCTCCCTTAGGTAAGGCATACGGTTTGATTTGTGGTGCGCCTTCTGGAATCGGAGTGGTAATGGCCGATACCGCAATTAAAACCGCGGGGGTTGACGTCTTAAGTTTTGCCTCTCCTGGTCACGGAACTAGTTTTTCTAATGAAGGAATCGTCCATATTAGCGGTGATTCTGGTGCAGTTCGTCAAGCTGTAATGGCTGGACGAGCGGTCGGTTTAAAGCTTCTGGGACAACTAGCCGGTAGTGAACCAAAGAATGATTTTCCATCCTATATCAAGTAG
- a CDS encoding propanediol/glycerol family dehydratase large subunit, with product MERSSILKRQKRFEELEKRPIHEDGFIKEWPDEGLVAMMGPNDPKPSIKIENGVVTELDGKKRADFDLIDLYIAKYGIKLENAEKVMAMDSTKIAHMLVDPNVSRKDIIAITTAMTPAKAEEVISKLNFGEMIMATQKMRPRRTPATQSHVTNIRDNPVLIAADAADAALRGFPEQETTTAVARYAPLNAISLMVGAQTGRPGVLTQCSVEEATELNLGMRGFTGYAETISVYGTDRVFTDGDDTPWSKGFLASCYASRGLKMRFTSGSGSEAMMGYTEGKSMLYLEARCIFITKASGVQGLQNGGVSCIGIPGAVPSGIRSVMGENLLCMMLDLECASGNDQAFSHSDMRRTERLLGQFIAGTDYVSSGYSSTPNYDNTFAGSNTDAMDYDDYYIMERDLMINGGIHPVSEEEVIKGRNKAARALQAVFDELGLPKITDEEVEAATYANTSKDMPERNMVEDMKAAQELLDRGVTAVDIIKALYTRGFKDVAEAVLNLQKQKVCGDFLQTSSIFDKDWNIISAVNDANDYQGPGTGYRLDEDKEEWERIKNVPFAIDPGNMKF from the coding sequence ATGGAAAGGAGTAGTATTTTGAAACGGCAAAAACGATTTGAAGAACTCGAAAAACGTCCGATTCACGAGGACGGTTTTATTAAAGAATGGCCTGACGAAGGCTTAGTAGCAATGATGGGACCCAACGACCCCAAGCCAAGCATTAAAATTGAAAACGGCGTGGTTACGGAGTTAGACGGAAAAAAGCGGGCAGATTTCGATTTGATTGACCTATACATTGCAAAATACGGGATTAAATTGGAAAACGCTGAAAAGGTAATGGCGATGGATTCGACTAAAATCGCCCACATGTTAGTCGATCCTAACGTATCCCGTAAAGACATTATTGCAATTACCACTGCGATGACGCCAGCAAAGGCTGAAGAAGTTATTAGTAAATTAAACTTCGGCGAAATGATTATGGCAACTCAAAAGATGCGGCCGCGACGGACACCGGCTACCCAAAGTCACGTTACCAACATTCGGGATAATCCGGTATTAATCGCGGCAGATGCAGCGGATGCAGCTTTACGTGGTTTCCCTGAACAAGAAACGACCACCGCGGTAGCACGTTATGCACCACTTAACGCTATTTCACTAATGGTCGGAGCACAAACTGGGCGTCCCGGAGTTTTGACACAATGTTCAGTTGAGGAAGCAACCGAACTTAACTTAGGGATGCGAGGCTTCACTGGTTATGCGGAAACCATTTCAGTGTATGGTACTGACCGGGTTTTCACTGACGGTGACGACACCCCTTGGTCAAAAGGCTTTTTGGCATCTTGTTACGCATCCCGTGGTTTAAAGATGCGTTTCACATCTGGTTCGGGATCCGAAGCCATGATGGGTTATACCGAAGGCAAATCAATGCTTTACTTAGAGGCTCGGTGCATTTTCATTACCAAAGCTTCTGGGGTACAAGGATTGCAAAATGGTGGGGTTAGCTGTATCGGAATTCCTGGCGCCGTTCCTTCTGGGATTCGTTCGGTAATGGGTGAAAACCTATTATGCATGATGCTTGATTTGGAATGCGCTTCCGGAAATGACCAAGCCTTCTCCCATTCAGACATGCGGCGTACGGAACGGTTACTAGGTCAATTTATTGCGGGAACGGACTACGTTTCTTCTGGATATTCTTCAACGCCTAATTACGACAATACCTTTGCGGGTTCGAATACCGATGCCATGGATTACGATGACTATTACATCATGGAACGCGATTTAATGATTAATGGTGGGATTCACCCAGTATCAGAAGAAGAGGTCATTAAAGGCCGGAATAAGGCAGCTCGGGCATTGCAAGCGGTATTTGATGAACTAGGCTTACCAAAGATTACTGACGAAGAAGTGGAAGCGGCAACTTACGCGAATACTTCTAAAGATATGCCTGAACGTAATATGGTTGAGGATATGAAGGCTGCTCAAGAACTATTAGATCGTGGCGTAACTGCAGTAGATATTATTAAAGCGCTTTACACTCGCGGATTTAAAGACGTTGCTGAAGCAGTATTAAATTTGCAGAAGCAAAAAGTATGTGGTGATTTCTTACAAACGTCTTCGATCTTTGATAAAGACTGGAACATTATTTCAGCGGTCAATGATGCAAATGATTATCAGGGTCCGGGTACCGGATACCGTTTGGACGAAGATAAGGAAGAATGGGAACGCATTAAGAACGTTCCATTTGCCATTGATCCAGGAAATATGAAGTTTTAA
- a CDS encoding propanediol/glycerol family dehydratase medium subunit, translating into MSQTIDENILRKIIREVLAENQNMDTPISFKDESTSSAQSTQPKVESEDRSTISRPVSEKKLSWFKHVGKAKPGFSKDEVVIGVAPAFAEVLEKNMTGLPHKDILRQVIAGIEEEGLKARVVKIYRTSDVSFCGAEADKLSGSGIAVAIQSKGTAIIHQKDQEPLSNLELFPQAPVLDLDTYRAIGKNAAEYAKGMSPNPVPTVNDQMARVAYQAISALMHIKETKQVEPGRPAEEIEVNFD; encoded by the coding sequence ATGTCTCAAACAATTGATGAAAACATATTAAGAAAAATCATAAGAGAAGTTTTGGCTGAGAACCAAAATATGGATACGCCAATTTCTTTTAAAGATGAGTCAACTTCTTCCGCCCAAAGTACGCAACCAAAGGTTGAAAGTGAGGACCGTTCCACAATTTCGCGGCCAGTTAGCGAGAAAAAGTTAAGCTGGTTTAAACACGTAGGTAAAGCTAAGCCAGGTTTTTCTAAAGACGAAGTAGTTATTGGGGTCGCACCTGCGTTTGCGGAAGTTTTGGAAAAGAATATGACGGGATTACCTCATAAAGATATTTTACGTCAAGTAATTGCGGGTATCGAAGAAGAAGGTTTAAAGGCTCGGGTAGTGAAAATTTATCGGACTTCAGACGTTTCATTTTGTGGTGCCGAAGCCGATAAATTGTCTGGTTCGGGTATTGCGGTAGCCATCCAGTCGAAAGGAACGGCGATTATTCACCAAAAGGATCAAGAACCGCTCTCTAATCTGGAATTATTCCCCCAAGCTCCAGTGCTGGACTTAGATACTTATCGGGCGATTGGTAAAAATGCGGCTGAATATGCAAAAGGAATGTCGCCAAATCCAGTGCCAACCGTGAATGATCAGATGGCTCGGGTAGCTTACCAAGCGATTTCAGCTTTAATGCATATTAAAGAAACTAAGCAAGTTGAACCTGGACGTCCGGCTGAAGAAATTGAAGTAAATTTTGATTAG
- a CDS encoding diol dehydratase small subunit, with amino-acid sequence MSEIDDLVAKIMSQMGDQAPKDESKTATPTPSQTATHEAPLTTKDYPLYSKHPELVHSPSGSDLDDLNIDNVLNGEVKPKDLRITAETLRLQGQVAVDSGRDAIQKNFQRAAELTVIPDERLLEMYNALRPYRSTKQELLDIAKELRDQYNAKICADWFEEAAEFYETRKKLKGDN; translated from the coding sequence ATGAGTGAAATCGATGATTTAGTGGCCAAAATTATGAGCCAGATGGGCGATCAAGCTCCTAAAGATGAATCTAAAACAGCAACGCCCACTCCTTCTCAAACGGCGACTCATGAGGCACCGTTAACGACAAAGGATTATCCACTTTATTCCAAGCATCCGGAATTAGTTCATTCACCATCGGGAAGTGATCTAGACGATCTCAATATTGATAACGTTTTAAATGGCGAGGTTAAGCCTAAAGATTTACGAATCACAGCGGAAACACTACGGTTACAAGGACAAGTTGCAGTAGACTCCGGACGTGACGCGATTCAAAAAAACTTCCAACGGGCTGCCGAATTAACCGTAATCCCTGATGAACGACTATTGGAAATGTATAACGCTTTACGGCCGTATCGCTCTACCAAACAAGAACTGCTTGATATTGCTAAAGAATTGCGCGACCAGTATAATGCCAAAATTTGTGCAGACTGGTTTGAAGAAGCAGCCGAATTTTATGAAACCCGCAAAAAATTAAAGGGCGACAATTAA
- a CDS encoding diol dehydratase reactivase subunit alpha — MKRVIGVDIGNSSTEVALAEVSDRGDVKFIDSGISATTGIKGTKQNLIGIKKSVAQVLAKTQLTLDDIDLIRINEATPVIGDVAMETISETIITESTMIGHNPNTPGGVGIGSGYTVNLLKLLQEKDRQKKYIVVVPKEVDFADAARLINLYSKAGYQITAAILQNDDGVLIDNRLDRKIPIVDEVALIEKVPLGMLAAVEVADKGKVISQLSNPYGIATLFGLDSAETKNIVPVSRALIGNRSAVVIKTPAGDVKARVIPAGRINIQGDHGSDSVGVSAGADAIMDKITSFDRITNITGEAGTNVGGMLEKVRQTMADLTGKQNKEIAIQDLLAVDTSVPIKVQGGLAGEFSTEQAVGIAAMVKSDRLQMQRIADLIQNDLHVPVEIGGAEAEAAILGALTTPGTTKPIAILDLGAGSTDASIIDQNNQITAIHLAGAGDMTTMMINSELGINDTYLAEDIKKYPLAKVENLFQIRHEDGTVQFFDEPLPADIFARVVVIKPNGYVPVPGNLSIEKIKHVRQSAKRKVFVTNAQRALRHVSPTGNIRDIPFVVIVGGSALDFEIPQLVTDALSHYNLVAGRGNIRSIEGPRNAVATGLILSYANKLRS, encoded by the coding sequence ATGAAACGTGTAATTGGAGTTGATATAGGGAATTCTTCAACCGAAGTTGCACTTGCTGAAGTATCTGACCGTGGAGACGTTAAATTTATTGACTCTGGAATTTCAGCGACAACTGGAATTAAGGGGACTAAGCAAAATTTAATTGGAATTAAAAAATCGGTTGCGCAGGTTTTAGCGAAGACGCAACTAACACTTGATGATATTGACTTAATCAGGATTAACGAAGCTACTCCCGTAATTGGTGACGTAGCGATGGAGACTATTTCGGAAACCATTATCACCGAATCGACCATGATTGGGCATAATCCTAACACTCCTGGAGGGGTGGGGATTGGTTCTGGATATACGGTCAATCTTTTGAAACTGTTGCAAGAAAAGGATCGGCAAAAAAAGTATATCGTGGTAGTTCCTAAAGAAGTTGATTTTGCTGATGCAGCCCGGTTAATCAATTTATATAGCAAGGCTGGTTATCAAATCACGGCCGCAATTTTGCAAAATGATGATGGTGTTTTAATTGATAATCGACTCGATCGTAAAATTCCAATTGTGGATGAAGTGGCTTTAATTGAAAAGGTACCTTTAGGAATGTTAGCAGCTGTTGAGGTTGCGGATAAGGGTAAGGTGATTTCTCAACTATCTAACCCGTATGGAATTGCGACGTTGTTTGGCTTAGATTCGGCTGAAACAAAAAATATCGTTCCAGTTTCGCGAGCACTGATTGGCAATCGTTCCGCCGTAGTTATTAAAACTCCGGCAGGTGACGTTAAGGCACGGGTAATTCCGGCAGGTCGAATTAATATCCAGGGTGATCATGGTAGTGATTCCGTAGGCGTTTCTGCCGGAGCAGACGCCATCATGGATAAAATTACTAGCTTTGACCGGATTACGAACATCACGGGTGAAGCTGGAACCAACGTTGGCGGAATGTTAGAAAAAGTTCGGCAGACAATGGCCGATTTGACCGGAAAGCAGAATAAAGAAATTGCCATTCAAGATTTATTAGCCGTCGATACATCAGTACCAATTAAGGTTCAAGGTGGTTTGGCTGGTGAATTTTCAACAGAACAAGCCGTTGGAATTGCCGCAATGGTCAAATCTGATCGACTACAAATGCAGAGAATTGCGGATTTGATTCAAAATGATTTGCACGTTCCAGTTGAAATTGGTGGTGCCGAAGCGGAGGCCGCAATTTTAGGGGCCTTAACTACTCCAGGAACAACCAAACCAATTGCTATCCTTGATTTGGGAGCGGGTTCTACCGATGCGTCAATTATTGATCAAAATAACCAGATTACCGCAATTCACTTAGCGGGTGCTGGTGACATGACCACGATGATGATTAATTCGGAATTGGGTATTAACGATACTTATTTAGCGGAAGATATTAAGAAATATCCCCTTGCGAAGGTGGAAAACTTATTCCAAATTCGGCACGAAGACGGAACAGTACAGTTCTTTGACGAACCACTTCCAGCAGATATTTTTGCTCGAGTGGTGGTTATTAAGCCTAATGGATACGTGCCGGTACCGGGAAATCTAAGCATTGAAAAGATTAAGCATGTCCGGCAAAGCGCCAAAAGGAAAGTCTTCGTGACTAATGCCCAGCGTGCATTGCGACACGTTAGTCCAACTGGTAATATTCGCGACATTCCGTTTGTAGTTATTGTAGGGGGGTCGGCGCTTGACTTCGAAATTCCACAGTTAGTTACTGATGCCCTGTCCCATTACAATTTGGTAGCTGGACGTGGCAATATCCGGTCGATTGAAGGTCCCCGGAATGCGGTCGCAACCGGTTTGATTTTATCGTATGCAAACAAGTTAAGGTCGTGA
- a CDS encoding glycerol dehydratase reactivase beta/small subunit family protein: MSMEKPSIVIAMREGDENTDDLSQLFYGIEEEEIPFSFKTMAFDNPVERAYQGALFSRLSVGIAFDDKSVIVHYKNLPKSEPLFKVEKNNSANLRILGANAARLVKGVPFKRLNKVVN; this comes from the coding sequence ATGAGTATGGAAAAACCATCAATTGTGATTGCCATGCGCGAAGGTGACGAAAATACCGATGATTTATCCCAGCTTTTCTATGGGATTGAAGAAGAGGAAATTCCATTTTCCTTCAAGACTATGGCGTTTGACAATCCAGTTGAACGTGCGTACCAAGGTGCTTTGTTTTCGCGGTTATCGGTGGGAATTGCCTTTGACGATAAATCAGTAATTGTACACTATAAGAATTTACCTAAATCAGAACCACTATTTAAAGTGGAGAAAAACAACTCCGCAAATTTGCGGATTTTAGGAGCCAACGCGGCACGCTTAGTAAAGGGCGTACCGTTCAAAAGATTAAATAAGGTGGTGAACTGA
- a CDS encoding BMC domain-containing protein, translating to MKTLGYLEVKGLTNAIVSADKMLKTADVELKNISNTRGSGWVTVAIIGDVAAVSVAITMAKEMMGENYVSSTVLANPAEGIEKLNRTDLLLKPTERKRKVANAEPADAETQQPTEKLEPQKSEKSISKAKAKKESNNKKESNSSTKKHQKQSKK from the coding sequence TTGAAAACATTAGGTTATCTAGAAGTTAAGGGCCTTACCAACGCGATTGTATCAGCCGATAAAATGCTAAAAACTGCCGACGTGGAATTAAAAAACATTTCCAATACGCGAGGGAGCGGTTGGGTAACGGTGGCCATTATTGGTGACGTTGCGGCAGTGAGTGTGGCAATCACTATGGCAAAAGAAATGATGGGCGAAAACTACGTTAGCTCAACGGTATTAGCTAATCCTGCAGAAGGAATTGAGAAGCTTAATCGAACTGATTTATTGCTTAAGCCAACGGAACGAAAGCGTAAAGTTGCTAATGCTGAACCCGCAGATGCTGAAACACAGCAACCGACGGAAAAGCTTGAACCACAGAAGTCCGAAAAGTCTATTTCAAAAGCGAAGGCAAAAAAAGAATCAAATAATAAAAAAGAATCTAATTCGAGTACTAAGAAACATCAAAAACAATCTAAAAAATAA
- a CDS encoding BMC domain-containing protein yields the protein MNNALGLIETKGLVASIEAADAMVKAANVQMIGQEKIGSGLVTIMVRGDVGAVKASVDAGVAAAENIGEVVSSYVIPRPHAEVERILPSTK from the coding sequence ATGAATAACGCATTAGGATTAATCGAAACAAAGGGTTTAGTTGCATCAATTGAAGCTGCAGATGCAATGGTTAAGGCAGCTAACGTACAAATGATCGGTCAAGAAAAAATTGGTAGCGGTTTAGTTACAATCATGGTTCGTGGAGATGTAGGTGCAGTTAAGGCATCAGTTGATGCTGGAGTTGCGGCAGCTGAAAACATTGGTGAAGTTGTTAGCTCTTACGTAATCCCTCGCCCACATGCTGAAGTTGAACGTATTTTACCATCAACAAAATAA
- the pduL gene encoding phosphate propanoyltransferase, which translates to MDEEQLRQLIRKIIKEETDPNRIRIGVSNHHIHLTDEDFATLFPGQEMTVYKPLYQHEEFASNQFADIVGPQGTIKHVRILGPNRAHSQVEIARSETFELGIDAPIRLSGHLEGAPSVKLVTKDGEVEVQGVIVAKRHIHMSLEDAARFGVKLGDTVSVEINSDERRTIFDDVICRPRKDFLLEMHIDTDEANAANVNANTFGRIIKK; encoded by the coding sequence ATGGATGAAGAACAACTACGGCAGTTAATTCGCAAAATTATAAAGGAAGAAACGGATCCTAATCGGATTCGCATTGGAGTTTCAAATCATCACATTCATTTAACTGATGAAGACTTTGCAACTTTATTTCCTGGCCAAGAAATGACGGTGTACAAACCGTTATACCAACATGAAGAATTTGCTTCGAACCAATTTGCAGACATTGTTGGTCCTCAAGGCACTATTAAACACGTGCGAATTTTAGGACCTAACCGGGCACATTCTCAAGTAGAAATTGCCCGTTCAGAAACTTTTGAATTAGGGATTGATGCACCTATTCGACTATCTGGTCATTTAGAAGGGGCTCCTTCCGTTAAGTTAGTTACTAAAGATGGAGAAGTAGAAGTTCAAGGGGTCATCGTTGCAAAACGGCATATTCACATGAGCCTAGAAGATGCTGCTCGCTTTGGCGTTAAGTTAGGTGACACGGTTAGCGTGGAAATCAATTCTGACGAACGCAGAACTATCTTTGATGACGTGATTTGCAGACCACGAAAAGATTTCTTGTTAGAAATGCACATTGATACTGATGAAGCTAATGCAGCTAACGTAAATGCGAATACGTTCGGCAGAATCATCAAAAAATAA
- the pduM gene encoding PduM family microcompartment protein has translation MDPIVAQVIEKLKQRNAQSSEITYSKNAAVPSTEIFVDNANLVLKQVSIELIADLFHLDPSNHWVTWILQGLDYDVNFQLNVSHHALNFIPLVMIRDWPVMFVINGEHPVYAFYPTTITREMLAGIPDSAMVITTSTQNITAGAEEISSQKDLKIQVRTDENCIWQKL, from the coding sequence ATGGATCCGATTGTTGCTCAAGTAATTGAAAAATTAAAACAGAGGAATGCGCAATCCAGTGAAATTACCTACTCCAAAAATGCTGCCGTTCCCTCAACGGAAATATTTGTTGATAATGCCAATTTAGTTTTAAAACAAGTTTCAATTGAGCTGATTGCGGATCTATTTCACCTTGATCCAAGTAATCATTGGGTGACCTGGATTTTACAAGGACTCGATTATGATGTGAATTTCCAGTTAAACGTGAGTCATCATGCACTTAATTTTATTCCGCTAGTAATGATTAGGGACTGGCCGGTTATGTTTGTTATTAACGGTGAACATCCGGTATATGCTTTTTACCCAACTACGATTACAAGAGAAATGTTGGCAGGCATTCCAGATAGCGCAATGGTAATAACGACAAGCACGCAAAATATTACTGCGGGTGCCGAAGAAATAAGCAGCCAAAAGGATTTAAAAATACAAGTAAGGACTGATGAAAATTGTATATGGCAAAAGTTGTAG
- a CDS encoding EutN/CcmL family microcompartment protein → MAKVVGSVVSTQKDKSLVGRKLMIVRAIDSQGKPVRPEEVAVDSVGAGIGEYVLLVRGAGARIANHADKNFRDVSDCAIVGIIDSFDK, encoded by the coding sequence ATGGCAAAAGTTGTAGGCAGCGTGGTGTCTACCCAAAAAGATAAATCATTAGTTGGTCGTAAATTAATGATTGTAAGAGCGATTGATTCGCAAGGCAAACCCGTGCGCCCGGAAGAAGTTGCCGTGGATTCAGTCGGTGCTGGTATTGGAGAATACGTACTGCTTGTACGCGGAGCGGGTGCCCGGATTGCTAACCATGCGGATAAAAACTTTCGTGACGTGAGCGACTGCGCAATTGTAGGCATTATTGACAGTTTCGACAAGTAA
- a CDS encoding cob(I)yrinic acid a,c-diamide adenosyltransferase: protein MPIYTKGGDKGSTSLYDGKRVHKDSLRVETYGTFDELNANISVADKLCLSKKNQEILKKVEYKMFFLQGEIATLDTQKFLKNSVTIEEQDVLDLEKVIDEYTAELPPVKSFILPGSSLAGAQLHVCRTVCRRAERRFVQFASETTVRPVLEKYVNRLSDFFYILARSEDYEDYLTKVTEEVIKRYRAYFAES, encoded by the coding sequence ATGCCAATCTATACCAAAGGTGGAGATAAGGGATCAACGAGCCTTTACGACGGCAAACGAGTGCATAAAGACTCTTTACGAGTAGAAACGTACGGTACGTTTGATGAACTGAACGCCAATATTAGCGTGGCGGATAAGCTTTGTTTAAGCAAAAAGAATCAAGAAATCTTGAAAAAAGTTGAATACAAAATGTTCTTTTTACAGGGAGAAATTGCTACTTTAGATACCCAAAAATTTTTAAAAAATAGTGTAACCATTGAAGAACAAGACGTACTCGATTTGGAAAAGGTTATTGATGAATATACAGCTGAATTGCCACCCGTAAAATCTTTTATATTGCCTGGCTCAAGCTTGGCAGGTGCTCAGCTACACGTATGTCGGACGGTTTGCCGGAGAGCGGAACGCCGTTTTGTTCAGTTTGCTAGTGAAACTACCGTTAGACCAGTACTTGAAAAATACGTTAACCGCTTATCTGATTTCTTTTACATTTTAGCGCGGTCTGAAGATTACGAAGACTATTTAACTAAGGTGACTGAGGAAGTAATTAAAAGATATCGCGCGTATTTTGCGGAGAGCTAA
- a CDS encoding heme-binding protein, with translation MNEEQINNIVKEIITKQGNQLGNLFDRQKMQRVFDAAVAKANELNVGVTMCIMDAATVVQMLYHMPNANLVSSQLAPKKAWSAIAMKEPTKDISKDIQPGAPLYQMETMLDGKLVSFPGGIPLEIGGKIVGAIGVSGGLVEEDQAICETAVEEFMKESK, from the coding sequence ATGAATGAAGAGCAAATTAATAACATTGTTAAAGAAATAATTACTAAACAAGGCAATCAATTAGGAAACTTATTTGATCGGCAAAAAATGCAAAGAGTGTTTGATGCAGCCGTAGCTAAGGCTAATGAGTTAAATGTAGGCGTTACCATGTGCATCATGGACGCAGCTACCGTTGTTCAAATGCTTTACCACATGCCTAACGCTAATTTGGTTAGTTCTCAATTAGCGCCTAAAAAAGCTTGGTCGGCAATTGCAATGAAAGAGCCTACCAAGGATATCAGCAAAGATATCCAACCAGGTGCACCGCTATACCAAATGGAAACGATGTTAGATGGAAAATTAGTGTCTTTTCCAGGAGGAATTCCGTTAGAAATTGGCGGTAAGATTGTCGGAGCGATTGGTGTTAGCGGGGGATTGGTTGAAGAAGATCAAGCAATTTGTGAGACCGCTGTGGAAGAATTTATGAAGGAGAGCAAGTGA